The Tenebrio molitor chromosome 3, icTenMoli1.1, whole genome shotgun sequence genome contains a region encoding:
- the LOC138125826 gene encoding HIG1 domain family member 2A, mitochondrial: MTMSQNIKEEDMSQFDWITLHNEMAAVDETRKEKLIRKVSENPLIPIGCLATTGALSYGLWSFRQGNRRMSQYMMRTRIAAQGFTVFALIMGIAMGASKAAK; encoded by the exons ATGACAATGTCGCAAAACATCAAAGAGGAAGATATGTCGCAGTTCGACTGGATCACGCTGCACAACGAGATGGCCGCCGTCGACGAGACACGAAAAGAAAAGCTTATTAGGAAAGTGTCAGAGAACCCCTTGATTCCGATAG GATGTTTGGCTACAACAGGGGCTCTCAGCTATGGGTTGTGGAGCTTCAGGCAGGGCAACAGGCGGATGTCTCAGTACATGATGAGGACCAGAATCGCCGCTCAGGGCTTCACCGTCTTCGCCCTGATCATGGGAATCGCCATGGGAGCCAGCAAAGCAGCCAAATAG
- the Hecw gene encoding E3 ubiquitin-protein ligase HECW2 isoform X6 — protein sequence MGIVTKTIGVIFSLLFEQEIMSYVPAVDSRSSGAARSPRGSPQPSPIASPGLSRHRVPAPHKRDFEAKLRNFYRKLESKGYGQGPGKFKLHIRREHLLEDAFRRIMSANKKELQKGKLCVVWDNEEGLDYGGPSREFFFLLSRELFNPYYGLFEYSANDTYTVQISPMSAFVDNYHDWFRFSGRVLGLALVHQYLLDAFFTRPFYKALLRLPVALSDLESLDFEFHQSLQWIREHDVSMQGELELTFAVTEEVFGQVLERELKPGGRNVPVTEKNKKEYLERIVRWRLERGVSEQTESLVRGFYEVVDPRLVSVFDARELELVIAGTAEIDLVDWRHNTEYRGGYHDQHPVVVWFWQAIERFTNEQRLRLLQFVTGTSSIPFEGFSALRGSIGPRKFCIEKWGKPNSLPRAHTCFNRLDLPPYPTSEVLYEKLLLAVEETNTFGIE from the exons ATGGGAATCGTCACGAAGACAATAGGAGTCATATTCAGTCT CCTCTTCGAGCAGGAGATCATGTCATATGTCCCGGCTGTGGACAGCAGGAGTAGCGGCGCCGCTCGAAGTCCCAGGGGCTCGCCGCAACCGTCCCCCATTGCCTCTCCGGGTCTGAGCAGACACCGGGTGCCGGCGCCTCACAAGAGAGACTTCGAGGCGAAACTCCGCAACTTCTACAGGAAGTTGGAGAGCAAAGGGTACGGACAGGGTCCGGGCAAATTCAA GTTGCACATAAGACGCGAACACCTGTTGGAAGACGCCTTCAGGCGGATCATGTCGGCGAACAAGAAGGAGCTGCAGAAGGGGAAGCTGTGCGTGGTGTGGGACAACGAGGAGGGTCTGGACTACGGAGGTCCGTCGAGGGAGTTCTTCTTCTTGCTGTCGAGGGAGCTGTTCAACCCCTACTACGGCCTGTTCGAGTACTCGGCGAACGATACTTACACCGTGCAGATCTCCCCGATGTCGGCGTTCGTCGACAACTACCATGACTG GTTTAGGTTTAGCGGTAGAGTCCTGGGGCTGGCCCTGGTCCACCAGTACCTCCTGGACGCCTTCTTCACGCGTCCCTTCTACAAGGCGCTGTTGCGTCTCCCCGTGGCCCTCTCCGACTTGGAGAGTCTCGATTTCGAGTTCCACCAGTCCCTCCAGTGGATCAGGGAGCACGACGTGTCCATGCAGGGCGAGCTGGAGCTCACCTTCGCCGTCACCGAAGAGGTCTTCGGGCAGGTGCTCGAGCGCGAGCTCAAGCCCGGCGGCAGGAACGTTCCGGTCAccgagaaaaataaaaaa GAATATTTGGAGAGGATCGTGCGGTGGCGGCTGGAGCGCGGCGTCTCCGAACAGACGGAATCCCTAGTTAGAGGCTTCTATGAAGTCGTCGACCCAAGACTGGTGAGCGTGTTCGACGCTCGCGAATTAGAATTAGTGATCGCCGGGACGGCCGAGATCGACCTGGTGGACTGGCGGCACAACACGGAGTACCGCGGCGGGTACCACGACCAGCACCCGGTGGTGGTGTGGTTCTGGCAGGCGATCGAGAG GTTCACCAACGAGCAGCGTCTCAGGCTGCTGCAGTTCGTGACGGGGACGTCGAGCATCCCGTTCGAGGGCTTTTCGGCGCTGCGGGGCTCGATAGGGCCGCGCAAGTTCTGCATCGAGAAGTGGGGCAAGCCCAACAGCCTGCCCAGGGCGCACACCTGCTTCAACAGGCTGGACCTGCCGCCCTACCCGACGTCCGAGGTGCTCTACGAGAAGCTGCTGTTGGCCGTCGAGGAGACCAACACCTTCGGGATCGAATAA